A region of Hydrogenimonas cancrithermarum DNA encodes the following proteins:
- the purB gene encoding adenylosuccinate lyase, whose translation MVERYAREEMKSKWTMQAKYQAWLDVEIAAVKAWNRLGLIPDEDAKKIEENASFDIDRIDEIERETRHDVIAFLTSVSESLGEESRWVHYGMTSSDTIDTAVALQMRDSLKLIIEDVKQVMETIERRAMEHKLTLMVGRSHGIHGEPITFGLVLAIWYDEMKRHLKNLEETYEVINVGKVSGAMGNFAHAPIELEEYVCEELGLKPAPVSNQVVQRDRYARLMTALALIASTVEKIAVNIRHFQRTEVYECEEFFHKGQKGSSAMPHKRNPVLSENLTGLARMVRSYCMPAMENVALWHERDISHSSVERFILPDGFITADFMLMRLDGLLDKLVVYPENMMKNLNLTGGLVFSQRVLLELPKRGVTREDAYKIVQRNAMKVWEDLQKGKPALNEKGESLYLQYLLADDELRSKLSEEEIRECFDYGYYTKNVDRIFARVFGK comes from the coding sequence GAAATGGACGATGCAAGCGAAATACCAGGCATGGCTCGATGTTGAAATCGCAGCTGTCAAAGCGTGGAACCGCCTGGGGCTCATTCCCGACGAAGATGCGAAAAAAATCGAAGAAAATGCCTCTTTCGATATCGACAGGATCGACGAGATAGAGCGTGAAACACGACATGACGTCATAGCGTTTTTGACATCCGTTTCGGAAAGTCTCGGCGAAGAGAGCCGATGGGTCCACTACGGCATGACAAGCTCTGACACCATCGATACAGCCGTCGCATTACAGATGCGTGACAGTCTCAAGCTGATCATCGAAGATGTCAAGCAGGTAATGGAGACAATTGAACGCCGTGCGATGGAGCACAAGCTGACACTGATGGTCGGACGAAGCCATGGAATTCACGGGGAACCGATCACGTTCGGACTGGTATTGGCCATCTGGTACGACGAAATGAAGCGCCATCTCAAAAACCTCGAAGAGACATACGAGGTAATCAACGTCGGAAAAGTGAGCGGTGCGATGGGCAACTTCGCACATGCGCCGATCGAACTCGAAGAGTACGTCTGTGAAGAGCTCGGACTCAAACCGGCACCCGTTTCCAACCAGGTCGTTCAACGTGACCGCTACGCACGTCTGATGACAGCCCTCGCACTGATCGCTTCGACTGTCGAAAAAATCGCCGTCAACATCCGCCATTTCCAACGTACGGAAGTCTATGAATGCGAAGAGTTTTTCCACAAAGGCCAGAAGGGAAGTTCGGCTATGCCGCACAAACGCAATCCGGTTCTGAGCGAGAACCTGACAGGTCTGGCACGCATGGTCAGAAGCTACTGTATGCCGGCGATGGAGAATGTCGCACTCTGGCACGAACGTGACATCAGCCACAGTTCCGTCGAACGGTTTATCCTGCCGGACGGGTTCATTACTGCGGACTTCATGCTTATGCGCCTCGATGGGTTGCTTGACAAACTGGTTGTCTATCCGGAAAACATGATGAAGAACCTGAACCTCACCGGCGGCCTCGTCTTCTCGCAGCGTGTTTTGCTGGAGCTTCCAAAACGTGGCGTCACCAGAGAAGACGCCTACAAAATCGTCCAACGCAATGCGATGAAAGTGTGGGAAGACCTGCAAAAAGGAAAGCCTGCACTGAATGAAAAGGGGGAGAGCCTCTATCTGCAGTATCTGCTTGCCGATGATGAACTTCGCAGCAAGCTCAGCGAAGAGGAGATCCGTGAGTGCTTCGACTACGGATACTATACAAAAAACGTTGACCGGATTTTCGCACGCGTTTTTGGAAAATAA